One Desulfobulbus propionicus DSM 2032 DNA segment encodes these proteins:
- a CDS encoding PEP/pyruvate-binding domain-containing protein, with protein MPADSCPLPLASDALKANLRETAAPVVINPAYLPLRDAVCRFRGILGKLDTLLYEISHPFRNWKLLIPELRAYVLKNSNHYRDHEQGPEAFALFMAIFFDALKDSGRNEQLLQRILEAMLAYADKLILSLDSPALFRYQAVFTEFFTRLRELDRTEPQVMLSIVQGHHPIRKIVQQVLGLRKQQPQQPYDLQALALLLRTLLIRTYQYWLNEEDPLPWFERQCGDYCRQWHGQDLLLSISHQRIAECLRTLEAIDFAADYQAGLEQLLALPAHMDLVRLYKEIPAKMVAVEAASESSANFVENRKLLFLFRIMETAGLFLIHEETLREINRSLVQLIRKQSFEEIEQFFVTTFHLLKANVRRYPHTSLQCIQVIGNEVFKRGNSRLVEAFLWEAVRFGFQYANVRGVDEDWQPIANPAHLTNIRVWLNLIEQEPKWCSTLFSALIINLRLSGTCVRDTDLFQRDITELLNHPIGPIYNLAKQFTKLMPVFFNEIGAEGELRDVSTELDEIHKRKDILVHFLRKQAHVESSNLIVGFIEAIFTFWITLDQSYLREYLPDEVLRQVETSGPFVDDQHELAARIKKELRFTRMAHILAWDDDERQQFLDRQQDLSEVERRRFALLVRMYKLLHLKYNLSLPEIQSQLHHAINAGFPELARLLDVLRENDPIHCLDALLDELEHLQEIILSPDKFEPKEEIYYKRHIAVDIPSVYGRYSERKFDALGLTFRLESLANVYLERLFSTVNLSFITQATFIRILKCLRLFTRALQIDGISSRRLDTYISLLATSIGIRRFSYTQHLDIMRGLSEGVKDIIYAYYTNIHQNNLSIIVPQIGKDNLLPKYHGSWDEKNMPETVLRLSETFFRDLISTTFGLQHLDNFIGKVIGTLEAQKDILDEKTLDLLMTYNPEKAISSLHAENLRTHNLIHLGNKGFNLVVLTRDKLPVPPAFIITTEVFRCYRAIRKFERARDEYMRRVRAAVTGIEQMTGLVFGSPERPLLLSVRSGAAISMPGIMSTIHNVGANEEMVEEYVALHPEAKYFAWDNFRRFLQSWGMANGMEREDFQELMNTHKRQHQVHYKRDFSPEQMRQLALNYQQAVKGRGFGMPEDPWLQLIGAVDMVFDSWHTPKAQEYRRLMGVSDDWGTAVIVQTMVFGNLSSQAGSGVLFTAHPYRKVRRVALWGDYATGDQGEDIVSGLVTSHPISVEQAEIDGRDENKSLERRFPKVYQRLLEISRDLVYEKEWNPQEIEFTFEGPEPEQLYLLQTRDMITIKKKEHLNVFVDSDLAHKAILAKGIGVSGSAMSGKAVFNEDNISQLRREEPGTPLILIRRDTVPEDIREISLADGLVTSRGGQTSHASVVATRLEKTCVVGCRDMQVVETEEYAEINGTRITFGTPIAIDGRHGLLIEGNFPLREEVHILPL; from the coding sequence ATGCCCGCCGATTCCTGTCCGTTGCCCCTTGCCTCCGATGCCCTCAAGGCCAATCTGCGTGAAACCGCCGCCCCGGTGGTGATCAATCCCGCCTACCTGCCGCTGCGTGACGCGGTCTGCCGCTTCCGGGGCATCCTGGGCAAGCTCGACACCCTGCTCTACGAAATCAGCCACCCCTTCCGCAACTGGAAACTGCTCATCCCCGAGCTGCGGGCCTATGTGCTCAAAAACAGCAACCACTACCGCGATCATGAGCAGGGGCCCGAGGCCTTCGCCTTGTTCATGGCCATTTTCTTCGACGCGCTCAAGGATTCGGGCCGCAACGAGCAGCTGCTGCAGCGCATTCTCGAAGCCATGCTCGCCTATGCCGACAAGCTGATCCTCTCGCTCGACAGCCCGGCCCTGTTTCGCTACCAAGCGGTCTTCACCGAATTTTTCACCCGCCTGCGGGAATTGGACCGGACCGAACCGCAGGTGATGCTCTCCATCGTCCAAGGTCATCATCCCATCCGCAAGATCGTGCAACAGGTGCTCGGCCTGCGCAAACAGCAGCCGCAGCAGCCCTATGATCTCCAGGCACTGGCCCTCTTGCTCCGTACCCTCCTCATCCGCACCTATCAGTATTGGCTGAACGAAGAGGATCCGCTGCCGTGGTTCGAGCGGCAATGCGGCGACTACTGCCGCCAGTGGCACGGCCAGGATCTGCTGTTGTCCATCTCCCATCAACGGATCGCCGAATGCCTTCGCACATTAGAGGCCATCGATTTTGCCGCCGATTACCAGGCCGGCCTGGAGCAACTCCTTGCCCTGCCCGCCCACATGGACCTGGTTCGCTTGTACAAGGAGATCCCGGCCAAGATGGTGGCGGTCGAGGCGGCCAGCGAATCCTCGGCCAACTTCGTCGAGAACCGCAAGCTGCTCTTTTTGTTCCGCATCATGGAAACCGCCGGCCTGTTTTTGATCCACGAGGAGACCCTGCGCGAGATCAACCGCTCGCTGGTGCAGTTGATCCGCAAGCAGAGCTTCGAGGAGATCGAGCAGTTCTTCGTCACCACCTTCCACCTGCTCAAGGCCAATGTCCGCCGCTACCCGCACACCTCGCTGCAATGCATCCAGGTGATCGGCAACGAGGTATTCAAGCGCGGCAACTCCCGCCTGGTCGAGGCCTTTTTGTGGGAGGCGGTGCGCTTTGGCTTCCAGTACGCGAACGTGCGCGGCGTGGACGAGGACTGGCAGCCCATCGCCAACCCGGCCCATCTGACCAACATTCGTGTCTGGCTCAACCTGATCGAGCAGGAGCCCAAGTGGTGCTCGACCCTGTTTTCGGCCCTGATCATCAACCTGCGGCTGTCGGGTACCTGCGTGCGCGACACCGACCTGTTCCAGCGCGACATCACCGAACTGCTCAACCATCCCATCGGCCCGATCTACAACCTGGCCAAGCAGTTCACCAAGCTGATGCCGGTCTTTTTCAACGAGATCGGCGCCGAGGGCGAGCTGCGCGACGTGTCCACCGAACTCGACGAGATTCACAAACGCAAGGACATCCTCGTCCACTTCCTGCGCAAGCAGGCCCATGTGGAGTCGAGCAACCTGATCGTCGGTTTCATCGAAGCCATCTTCACCTTCTGGATCACCCTCGATCAGAGCTACCTGCGCGAATACCTGCCCGACGAGGTGCTGCGCCAAGTGGAAACCAGCGGCCCCTTTGTCGACGACCAACATGAACTGGCGGCCCGGATCAAGAAGGAACTGCGTTTCACCCGCATGGCCCACATTCTCGCCTGGGACGACGACGAACGGCAGCAGTTCCTTGACCGCCAGCAGGATCTCTCGGAAGTGGAACGGCGGCGATTCGCCCTGTTGGTGCGGATGTACAAGCTCTTGCACCTCAAGTACAATCTCAGCCTGCCCGAGATCCAGAGCCAGCTGCACCACGCCATCAATGCCGGCTTCCCCGAGTTGGCCCGCCTGCTCGACGTGCTCAGGGAAAACGACCCGATCCATTGCCTCGATGCCCTGCTCGACGAACTCGAACACCTGCAGGAAATCATCCTCAGTCCAGACAAGTTCGAGCCCAAGGAGGAGATTTATTACAAGCGCCACATCGCGGTCGACATTCCCTCGGTCTACGGCCGCTATTCCGAACGCAAATTCGATGCCCTCGGCCTGACCTTCCGCCTGGAGAGCCTGGCCAACGTCTACCTGGAGCGGCTCTTTTCCACCGTCAACCTGAGTTTCATCACCCAAGCGACCTTCATCCGCATCCTCAAGTGTCTGCGGCTCTTTACCCGCGCCCTGCAGATCGACGGCATCTCCAGCCGCCGCCTGGACACCTACATCAGCCTGCTGGCCACCTCGATCGGCATTCGCCGCTTTTCCTATACCCAACACCTCGACATCATGCGCGGCCTGTCCGAAGGGGTCAAGGACATCATCTACGCCTACTACACCAACATCCACCAGAACAACCTCTCCATCATCGTGCCGCAAATCGGCAAGGACAACCTGCTGCCCAAGTACCACGGGTCCTGGGACGAGAAAAACATGCCCGAGACCGTGCTCCGCCTCTCGGAAACCTTTTTCCGCGACCTGATTTCCACCACCTTCGGCCTGCAGCACCTGGACAACTTCATCGGCAAGGTCATTGGCACCCTGGAGGCGCAAAAGGACATTCTCGACGAGAAGACGCTCGATCTGCTGATGACCTACAACCCGGAAAAGGCGATCAGCAGCCTCCATGCCGAAAACCTGCGCACCCACAACCTGATCCACCTGGGCAACAAGGGCTTCAATCTGGTGGTGCTGACCCGCGACAAGCTGCCGGTGCCGCCGGCCTTCATCATCACCACCGAGGTCTTCCGCTGCTATCGGGCGATCCGCAAGTTCGAGCGGGCCCGCGACGAATACATGCGGCGGGTGCGGGCCGCGGTCACCGGCATCGAGCAGATGACCGGCCTGGTGTTCGGCTCGCCGGAGCGGCCGCTGCTGCTGTCGGTGCGCAGCGGCGCAGCCATCTCCATGCCCGGCATCATGTCCACCATCCACAATGTCGGCGCCAACGAGGAGATGGTCGAGGAGTATGTGGCCCTCCATCCGGAGGCCAAATACTTTGCCTGGGACAACTTCCGCCGCTTTCTTCAATCCTGGGGCATGGCCAACGGCATGGAGCGCGAGGACTTCCAGGAGCTGATGAACACGCACAAACGTCAGCATCAGGTGCATTACAAGCGCGATTTTTCGCCCGAGCAGATGCGCCAGCTGGCCCTCAACTACCAGCAGGCGGTCAAGGGCCGCGGCTTCGGCATGCCCGAGGACCCCTGGTTGCAGCTGATCGGCGCGGTGGACATGGTGTTCGACAGCTGGCACACGCCCAAGGCCCAGGAATACCGCCGCCTGATGGGTGTATCCGACGACTGGGGCACGGCGGTCATCGTCCAGACCATGGTGTTCGGCAATCTCAGCTCCCAGGCGGGCAGCGGGGTGCTGTTCACCGCTCATCCCTATCGCAAGGTGCGGCGGGTGGCCCTGTGGGGCGATTACGCCACCGGCGACCAGGGCGAGGACATTGTTTCCGGCCTGGTCACCAGTCACCCGATATCGGTGGAGCAGGCAGAGATCGACGGCCGTGACGAGAACAAGAGTTTGGAGCGTCGCTTTCCCAAGGTCTACCAGCGGCTTTTGGAAATCAGCCGCGATCTGGTCTACGAAAAGGAGTGGAATCCGCAGGAAATCGAGTTCACCTTCGAGGGGCCGGAACCGGAACAGCTCTATCTGCTCCAGACCCGCGACATGATCACCATCAAGAAGAAGGAGCATCTCAACGTCTTCGTCGATTCCGACCTGGCCCACAAGGCGATCCTCGCCAAGGGGATCGGCGTGTCCGGGTCGGCGATGAGCGGCAAGGCGGTGTTCAACGAGGACAACATCAGCCAGTTGCGCCGGGAGGAGCCGGGCACGCCGCTGATCCTCATTCGCCGCGACACCGTGCCCGAGGATATCCGCGAAATTTCCCTGGCCGACGGGCTGGTGACCTCGCGCGGCGGGCAGACCTCGCACGCCTCGGTGGTGGCCACCCGGCTGGAGAAGACCTGCGTGGTCGGCTGCCGTGACATGCAGGTGGTGGAAACCGAGGAGTATGCCGAGATCAACGGCACGCGCATCACCTTCGGCACCCCGATTGCCATCGACGGCCGCCACGGCCTGCTGATCGAGGGCAACTTCCCGCTGCGCGAGGAGGTGCACATTCTGCCTTTATAA
- a CDS encoding DVUA0089 family protein, giving the protein MKKVFLAMACATMVSWAGSASADDYDFSGTMMYHNSVLTYSFTTDTDTTVTLFSSSWDDGGFDPMLGLWDSDGDLIYFQDDGHNTGSTVSNGSAYDHGEWDSYYDAAVSAGTYFVTITTYANFNMGPHLSDGFDYDDETPINLESWYEPANGYKQDFFAFHVLGATSANQVDPVPEPTTLLLFGTGLAGLTALSRRRVNR; this is encoded by the coding sequence ATGAAAAAAGTATTTTTGGCAATGGCATGCGCAACCATGGTAAGCTGGGCGGGGTCCGCCTCCGCTGATGATTATGATTTTTCAGGGACCATGATGTACCACAACAGCGTGCTAACGTATTCGTTTACCACAGATACCGATACCACAGTAACATTGTTCAGCTCTTCATGGGATGACGGAGGATTCGACCCCATGCTGGGATTGTGGGATAGTGACGGGGATTTAATTTATTTTCAGGATGATGGCCACAACACAGGATCGACTGTGTCGAATGGGTCTGCTTATGATCATGGGGAGTGGGATTCCTATTACGATGCCGCTGTATCAGCTGGAACATATTTTGTCACTATTACGACCTACGCAAACTTTAATATGGGACCGCATTTATCCGATGGATTTGATTATGACGATGAGACGCCCATCAATCTTGAGTCTTGGTATGAACCAGCGAATGGGTATAAGCAAGATTTCTTTGCATTTCATGTTCTGGGTGCGACTTCGGCAAACCAAGTTGACCCGGTACCAGAACCAACTACACTGCTCCTTTTTGGAACCGGTTTAGCCGGACTGACAGCTCTGAGTCGCAGGCGAGTGAATAGGTAA
- a CDS encoding FprA family A-type flavoprotein codes for MHIKKVVDDIYRLSVNIEDKNYLFEGIWPIPHGISINGYLIKAEKNVMIDLTQDIFNFPQEITQQLGGATLGVEDIDILIVNHMEPDHSGWLREFCKQNSKAVIYCTKKAIPLLQAFAEVPAERAIAIADGMVLTVGDYELQFFDTPNIHWPETMMTYERKRGILFSCDAFGSYGSIDENAIFDDQISSEKHKFFEEEALRYYANIVATFSPFVLKGLEKLGGLNVKVICPSHGIIWRDNPAVIIDLYKRYAEYSKGPAEREVTVVWSSMYGNTKQVLGLVIETLRKRNIPVHVFQVPGDEIGYILASAWKSAGLIFGMPTYEYKMFPPMAHVIEELQVKKVTNKKVFRFGSFGWVGGAQKDFEAKTEKSGWDKLGHYEWQGAPTDADKAAIQKAVEEYCDAVIEFTK; via the coding sequence ATGCATATCAAGAAAGTGGTCGACGACATCTATCGTCTTTCCGTCAACATCGAGGACAAAAACTATCTGTTCGAGGGCATCTGGCCGATTCCCCACGGCATTTCCATCAACGGCTACCTGATCAAGGCGGAAAAGAACGTCATGATCGACCTCACCCAGGATATCTTCAACTTCCCCCAGGAAATCACCCAGCAGCTGGGCGGCGCGACTTTGGGCGTCGAGGATATCGACATCCTCATCGTCAACCACATGGAGCCGGACCATTCGGGCTGGCTGCGCGAGTTCTGCAAGCAAAACAGCAAGGCGGTCATCTACTGCACCAAGAAAGCCATTCCGCTGCTCCAGGCCTTTGCCGAGGTGCCGGCCGAGCGGGCCATCGCCATCGCCGACGGCATGGTGCTGACGGTGGGCGATTACGAGCTGCAGTTCTTCGATACCCCCAACATCCATTGGCCCGAGACCATGATGACCTACGAGCGCAAGCGGGGGATTCTCTTTTCCTGCGACGCCTTCGGCTCCTACGGCAGCATTGACGAGAACGCGATTTTCGACGATCAGATCTCCTCGGAAAAACACAAGTTCTTCGAGGAAGAGGCCCTGCGTTACTACGCCAACATCGTTGCCACCTTCTCGCCCTTTGTGCTCAAGGGGCTGGAAAAGCTGGGCGGTCTGAACGTCAAGGTGATCTGCCCTTCGCACGGCATCATCTGGCGCGACAATCCGGCGGTGATCATCGATCTCTACAAACGTTATGCCGAGTACAGCAAAGGGCCGGCCGAGCGCGAGGTGACCGTGGTGTGGAGTTCCATGTACGGCAACACCAAGCAGGTGCTGGGGCTGGTGATCGAGACCCTGCGTAAACGGAACATCCCGGTGCATGTGTTCCAGGTGCCGGGCGACGAGATTGGCTACATCCTGGCCAGTGCCTGGAAATCCGCCGGCCTGATCTTCGGCATGCCCACCTACGAGTACAAGATGTTCCCGCCCATGGCCCATGTGATCGAGGAGCTGCAGGTCAAGAAGGTGACCAACAAGAAGGTGTTCCGTTTCGGCTCGTTCGGGTGGGTCGGCGGCGCGCAGAAGGATTTCGAGGCCAAGACCGAAAAGTCCGGCTGGGACAAGCTGGGCCACTACGAGTGGCAGGGCGCCCCCACCGACGCCGACAAGGCCGCCATCCAGAAGGCGGTGGAAGAGTACTGCGACGCGGTGATCGAGTTCACCAAGTAA
- a CDS encoding DUF1653 domain-containing protein: protein MSDLPPLPAIALGRYRHYKGGEYEVLGVARHSETLEPLVVYRPLYNESGLWVRPLTMFHEQVEVNGQLQPRFAFLRDSDSGFPPS, encoded by the coding sequence ATGAGTGACCTGCCACCGCTGCCCGCCATAGCCCTGGGGCGTTACCGTCATTACAAGGGCGGGGAATACGAGGTGCTGGGTGTGGCCCGCCACAGCGAAACCCTTGAGCCGCTGGTTGTCTATCGCCCCCTGTACAACGAATCGGGGTTGTGGGTTCGTCCCCTAACCATGTTCCATGAACAGGTCGAGGTGAACGGACAACTTCAGCCCCGTTTCGCCTTCCTTCGGGACTCCGATTCCGGGTTTCCGCCATCGTGA
- a CDS encoding heavy metal translocating P-type ATPase, whose product MNSPSPFPPDQSIHCFTVQDMSCEHCQARVEGAARSVEGAREARVDLTAGMLTVRGGDPQAILRAVEEAGYPIEQIDAPRPGCPLAETVSSPAVSQPPSAADRYLLRVDDMHCASCVARVEQAILAVAGVREAAVNLVDRSASVVGGDPIKVVEAVNQAGYGTSLLEEQGHTSAGDRYEIDILGMHCASCVARVEQAILALPGVTGAVVNLIEKKAQVQGGDPEQVVRAIVDQGYGASLRHQTTADTFFLTLQPQPDADELAQVREILLALDPATEMSVDNGRLRVSTSQHPADVLLRLTDIGYQVTLEESFTDPAISQAEETWQEIRRSWRRALLAGLMGFGLMAGHMSGLFPHLHEGRLFWAGAALLCLCTMLYSGRNYFIGAWKQARHGAANMDTLVALGTGAAWLSSVLVIADPHFIPGAADYLYLDAAVMILAFLQLGHVLETKAKRTTSEAIGALVGLRARTAWVIRASGQVEIPVSLLRLGDRVRVKPGEKVPIDGEIVEGRTTIDESMLTGEPLAVAREIGDPVTGGTINRSGAFILRVTRLGDDTTLARIIRMVHTAQMSKPPIGRLVDRIAGVFVPVVITISLVSFFAWWSFAQELALAHGLTAAIAVLVIACPCALGLATPIAIMVGTSRAAQCNVLIRNSDALQTASTLTHVVVDKTGTLTQGKPAVTAIMPVAGMRQDEVLLWAASLESGSEHPLAEAVLSAQLERGEPLRTLDNFTAIPGRGVQAEHAGVRYLLGNHLFLDEQGLALPAGLRTEAEHQAARGGTPVWLARGTEVMGLLILKDPVRPDSAAAVAALQRQGITVVMCSGDNRATAEAVAREVGITEVHSEILPEQKLEVIQALQQQGCKVGMVGDGVNDAPALAQADTGFALGSGTDVAIENADITLTGDSLLLVADAIAISTATIRNIRQNLFGAFIYNVIGIPLAAGLFYPLTGWQLEPMFASAAMALSSVTVVTNANRLRFFRPR is encoded by the coding sequence ATGAACAGCCCCAGCCCTTTCCCCCCCGATCAATCCATTCACTGCTTCACGGTCCAGGACATGAGCTGCGAACACTGCCAAGCCCGGGTGGAAGGGGCGGCGCGGTCTGTGGAGGGAGCGCGCGAGGCGCGGGTTGACCTGACGGCCGGAATGTTGACCGTGCGCGGTGGCGATCCGCAAGCCATCCTCCGGGCGGTGGAGGAGGCCGGCTATCCGATCGAACAGATTGACGCCCCGCGACCTGGCTGCCCGCTGGCGGAAACGGTCTCGTCTCCCGCCGTTTCACAGCCGCCGTCCGCCGCAGACCGCTATCTGCTGCGGGTGGACGACATGCACTGCGCCAGCTGCGTGGCCCGGGTGGAACAGGCCATCCTTGCCGTGGCGGGAGTGCGCGAGGCGGCGGTCAACCTGGTGGACAGGAGCGCCAGCGTGGTCGGCGGCGACCCGATCAAGGTGGTCGAAGCGGTGAACCAGGCGGGATACGGGACCTCGCTGCTTGAGGAGCAGGGACACACCTCTGCCGGGGATCGGTACGAGATCGACATCCTCGGCATGCACTGCGCCAGCTGCGTGGCGCGGGTGGAACAGGCCATCCTTGCCCTCCCCGGCGTTACCGGGGCCGTGGTCAACCTGATCGAAAAAAAGGCCCAGGTGCAAGGCGGCGACCCGGAACAGGTGGTGCGGGCCATTGTCGATCAAGGCTATGGAGCCTCGCTGCGGCACCAAACAACCGCCGACACCTTTTTCCTGACCCTGCAGCCGCAGCCGGATGCCGACGAATTGGCACAGGTTCGCGAGATTCTGCTCGCCCTGGATCCTGCCACGGAGATGAGCGTGGACAACGGGCGACTGCGCGTCTCCACCTCTCAGCACCCGGCGGATGTGCTGCTGCGGCTGACCGATATCGGCTATCAGGTGACCCTGGAGGAATCCTTCACCGACCCGGCCATCAGCCAGGCCGAGGAGACCTGGCAGGAAATCAGGCGCTCCTGGCGGCGGGCCCTGCTCGCCGGCCTGATGGGGTTCGGCCTCATGGCCGGCCACATGAGCGGACTGTTTCCCCATCTTCACGAAGGCCGGCTGTTCTGGGCCGGGGCCGCCCTGCTCTGTTTGTGCACCATGCTCTACAGCGGCCGCAACTACTTTATTGGCGCCTGGAAGCAGGCCCGCCACGGCGCGGCCAACATGGATACCCTGGTGGCCCTGGGCACCGGCGCGGCATGGCTGTCGTCAGTGCTGGTCATCGCTGATCCGCACTTCATCCCCGGCGCGGCCGATTATCTCTACCTCGATGCCGCGGTGATGATCCTCGCCTTTCTCCAGCTGGGCCATGTCCTTGAAACCAAGGCCAAACGGACCACCAGCGAGGCCATCGGCGCCCTGGTGGGCTTAAGGGCGCGCACCGCCTGGGTAATCCGCGCCAGCGGCCAGGTCGAGATCCCGGTGTCGCTGTTGCGCCTGGGCGACCGGGTGCGGGTCAAACCCGGCGAGAAGGTGCCCATTGACGGCGAAATCGTCGAGGGCCGAACCACCATCGACGAATCGATGCTCACCGGCGAGCCGCTGGCCGTGGCCCGCGAGATCGGCGATCCGGTCACCGGCGGCACCATCAACCGCTCCGGCGCCTTTATCCTCCGGGTCACCCGCTTGGGCGACGATACCACCCTGGCGCGGATCATCCGCATGGTGCACACGGCGCAGATGAGCAAGCCGCCCATCGGCCGGCTGGTCGACCGCATTGCCGGGGTCTTTGTGCCGGTGGTGATCACCATCAGCCTGGTCAGCTTTTTCGCCTGGTGGAGTTTTGCCCAGGAGTTGGCGCTTGCCCATGGATTGACCGCGGCCATCGCGGTGCTGGTCATCGCCTGTCCCTGCGCCCTTGGCTTGGCGACGCCGATCGCCATCATGGTCGGCACCAGCCGGGCGGCCCAATGCAACGTCCTCATCCGCAACAGCGACGCCCTGCAGACCGCCTCGACCCTGACCCATGTGGTGGTCGACAAGACCGGCACCCTGACCCAAGGCAAACCGGCGGTGACCGCCATTATGCCGGTGGCCGGCATGCGCCAGGACGAGGTGCTGCTGTGGGCGGCCAGCCTGGAGAGCGGCTCCGAGCATCCGCTGGCCGAGGCGGTGCTGAGCGCGCAACTGGAGCGCGGCGAACCGCTGCGCACCCTGGACAACTTCACCGCCATCCCCGGCCGGGGAGTGCAGGCGGAGCATGCCGGCGTCCGATATCTGCTGGGCAACCACCTGTTCCTCGACGAACAGGGGTTGGCCCTGCCTGCCGGGCTCCGGACCGAGGCCGAACACCAGGCGGCCCGGGGCGGCACCCCGGTCTGGCTGGCCCGTGGCACGGAGGTGATGGGCCTGTTGATCCTCAAGGATCCGGTGCGCCCGGATTCGGCGGCGGCGGTTGCCGCCCTCCAGCGGCAGGGCATCACGGTGGTGATGTGCAGCGGCGACAACCGGGCGACCGCCGAGGCCGTGGCCCGCGAAGTGGGGATTACCGAGGTGCACAGCGAAATTTTGCCGGAGCAGAAACTGGAGGTCATCCAGGCCCTGCAGCAGCAGGGGTGCAAGGTTGGCATGGTCGGCGACGGGGTCAACGATGCCCCGGCCCTGGCCCAGGCCGATACCGGTTTTGCCCTGGGGAGCGGCACCGACGTGGCCATCGAGAACGCCGACATCACCCTCACCGGCGACTCGCTCCTGCTGGTGGCCGACGCCATCGCCATCTCCACCGCCACCATCCGCAACATCCGGCAGAACCTGTTCGGCGCCTTCATCTACAACGTCATCGGCATTCCTTTGGCGGCCGGCCTGTTCTATCCACTCACCGGCTGGCAACTCGAGCCGATGTTCGCCAGCGCCGCCATGGCCCTGTCCTCGGTGACCGTGGTCACCAATGCCAACCGGCTGCGTTTTTTTCGACCGCGATGA
- the nifB gene encoding nitrogenase cofactor biosynthesis protein NifB, with the protein MLNEKELNRHPCFNVKAKGQYGRVHLPVAPKCNIQCNYCNRKFDCVNESRPGVTSTLLSPEQALVYVDKVVEKEPRISVVGIAGPGDPFANPDETLATMRLIRTHHPEMILCLSTNGMHLAPHVPELAEIGVSHVTITVNAIDPEISQHIYAWVRDGKVLYRGLQGAELLLARQLRAIALLKRHGITVKINTIVIPGINDHHVPVLAATMKELGVDLLNCMAMFPNADTAFEHIQEPGKEMMERIRDSAEQFLPQMRHCTRCRADAVGLLDHDKTDEFRGCLSACAQLPKPEEAARPYVAVATLEGVLVNQHLGEASRFQIWGEDGQGGYRHIEDRQAPPAGGGIQRWFNISRILADCRAILVNDLGDSPREMLKKRGIQPVAMAGFIERGLEAVYTGKGLTSLKGRMRKCSSKGACAGGGTGCG; encoded by the coding sequence ATGTTGAACGAAAAAGAGTTGAATCGTCACCCCTGCTTCAACGTCAAGGCCAAGGGCCAGTACGGCCGAGTGCATCTGCCGGTGGCGCCCAAGTGCAACATCCAGTGCAACTATTGCAACCGCAAGTTCGACTGCGTCAACGAGTCGCGGCCCGGCGTCACCTCGACCCTACTCAGTCCCGAGCAGGCCCTGGTCTATGTGGACAAGGTGGTGGAGAAGGAGCCGCGCATCTCGGTGGTGGGGATCGCCGGCCCGGGCGATCCGTTCGCCAACCCGGACGAGACGCTCGCCACCATGCGGTTGATCCGCACACACCATCCGGAGATGATCCTCTGCCTCTCCACCAACGGCATGCACCTGGCGCCGCATGTGCCGGAACTGGCCGAGATCGGCGTTTCCCACGTGACCATCACCGTCAACGCCATCGATCCGGAGATCAGCCAGCACATCTATGCCTGGGTGCGCGACGGCAAGGTGCTGTATCGCGGCCTTCAGGGGGCGGAGCTGCTCCTGGCCCGTCAGTTGCGGGCGATTGCCCTGCTCAAGCGGCACGGCATCACCGTCAAGATCAACACCATCGTCATCCCCGGCATCAACGATCACCATGTGCCGGTGCTGGCCGCCACAATGAAGGAGCTGGGCGTGGATTTGCTCAACTGCATGGCCATGTTTCCCAATGCGGACACCGCCTTTGAGCATATCCAGGAACCGGGCAAAGAGATGATGGAGCGCATCCGCGATTCGGCCGAACAGTTCCTGCCGCAGATGCGCCACTGCACCCGGTGCCGCGCCGATGCGGTCGGCCTTCTGGATCACGACAAGACCGACGAGTTCCGTGGGTGCCTCAGCGCCTGTGCCCAGCTGCCCAAACCGGAAGAGGCGGCTCGGCCCTATGTGGCGGTGGCGACCCTGGAGGGGGTGCTGGTCAATCAACACCTGGGCGAGGCCAGCCGGTTCCAGATCTGGGGCGAGGACGGCCAGGGCGGCTACCGCCACATCGAGGACCGTCAGGCACCGCCCGCCGGCGGCGGCATCCAGCGCTGGTTCAATATCAGCCGCATCCTCGCCGACTGCCGGGCCATCCTGGTCAACGATCTGGGCGACTCGCCCAGGGAGATGCTCAAGAAACGGGGCATTCAGCCGGTGGCCATGGCCGGTTTCATCGAGCGCGGACTGGAGGCGGTCTATACCGGCAAGGGCTTGACCAGCCTGAAGGGCCGGATGCGCAAATGCTCGTCAAAAGGCGCCTGTGCCGGCGGCGGGACGGGCTGCGGCTGA